One region of Quercus lobata isolate SW786 chromosome 2, ValleyOak3.0 Primary Assembly, whole genome shotgun sequence genomic DNA includes:
- the LOC115956793 gene encoding probable receptor-like protein kinase At5g20050, which produces MEDKKANIVAVTTVISLIILIIVARVLLKLSKAFFLICGAGIAVILAVFAYLVIRRQYNRRRQLLESKLISEGRELRIEYSFLRKVAGVPTKFRYKELEEATDNFHSLLGQGASATVFKGILNDGTAVAVKRINGEERGEKEFRSEVAAIASVQHVNLLHLLGYCCVPGEPRFLVYEFIPNGSLDCWIFPRRGRHNRRGGCLSWDLRYRVAIDVAKALSYLHHDCRSRVLHLDVKPENILLDENYRAIVGDFGLSKLMGKDESRVVTNIRGTKGYLAPEWLLEQGISEKCDIYSYGMVLLEMIGGRRNICLVENGKDKSERKWIYFPKIVNEKLGEGKLMEVVDPRLVHGGGIDEGEVRRLVYVALWCIQERARMRPSMARVVEMLEGRVAVDAPPDSKMIVVDLLSMDHEEQPDGRDRPKVAAIAPILVDSSCPTTSTCSFAMSVLSPR; this is translated from the coding sequence ATGGAAGACAAGAAAGCAAATATCGTTGCTGTTACAACAGTGATCTCCCTCATCATTCTTATCATTGTTGCTCGTGTCCTTCTCAAACTTTCCAAGGCTTTCTTTCTCATTTGTGGAGCAGGTATAGCAGTGATCCTTGCTGTCTTTGCATACCTAGTAATCAGGAGACAATACAATCGAAGGAGACAGTTGTTGGAATCAAAACTGATATCTGAAGGAAGAGAGCTTCGTATTGAGTACAGTTTTCTCAGGAAAGTTGCTGGAGTTCCAACAAAGTTTAGATACAAGGAGCTAGAGGAAGCAACAGACAATTTCCATTCATTGTTAGGCCAAGGAGCTTCTGCAACAGTTTTCAAAGGAATACTAAATGATGGGACTGCTGTTGCAGTGAAGAGGATTAATGGAGAGGAGCGCGGGGAGAAGGAGTTTAGATCAGAAGTTGCGGCCATTGCAAGTGTGCAACATGTAAATCTACTGCACCTTCTTGGCTATTGTTGTGTTCCTGGGGAACCTCGCTTCCTTGTTTATGAGTTTATACCAAATGGTTCATTGGATTGTTGGATTTTCCCCAGAAGGGGAAGGCACAACCGGCGTGGGGGGTGCTTGTCTTGGGACTTAAGGTATAGAGTTGCCATTGATGTTGCTAAAGCACTGTCTTACTTGCATCATGACTGCCGTTCAAGGGTCCTACACCTTGATGTCAAGCCAGAAAATATACTTCTTGATGAGAATTATAGAGCAATTGTTGGAGATTTTGGTCTCTCAAAGCTTATGGGAAAAGATGAGAGTAGAGTTGTCACAAATATCCGGGGGACTAAAGGTTACTTGGCCCCAGAGTGGCTATTGGAGCAAGGAATATCTGAGAAATGTGATATCTATAGCTATGGCATGGTTCTTCTAGAGATGATTGGAGGTCGGAGAAATATTTGCTTGGTAGAAAATGGTAAGGACAAGTCTGAAAGGAAATGGATATATTTCCCAAAAATTGTGAACGAAAAATTGGGGGAAGGGAAGCTTATGGAAGTTGTTGATCCAAGGCTAGTACATGGTGGAGGCATTGATGAGGGGGAGGTAAGAAGATTGGTTTATGTAGCCTTGTGGTGCATACAAGAGAGGGCTAGAATGAGGCCTAGCATGGCTCGTGTGGTTGAGATGCTTGAAGGTCGAGTGGCTGTGGATGCGCCCCCTGATTCCAAAATGATCGTTGTTGATTTATTGTCAATGGATCATGAAGAGCAGCCAGATGGCCGTGACAGGCCAAAGGTTGCTGCAATAGCACCAATCCTAGTAGATAGTAGTTGTCCTACCACATCTACATGCTCTTTTGCCATGTCAGTTCTATCTCCACGGTAA